A single region of the Gopherus evgoodei ecotype Sinaloan lineage chromosome 3, rGopEvg1_v1.p, whole genome shotgun sequence genome encodes:
- the HIGD1C gene encoding HIG1 domain family member 1C yields the protein MSSDDRWSAEEDDSQVSKLTRKARDSPFVPVGMAGFVAVVGYGLYKLKHRGDQKMSVHLIHMRVAAQGFVVGAITIGVLFSMYKDYVKPQFKNGAKK from the exons ATGTCTTCTGATGATCGCTGGTctgcagaggaagatgacagTCAAGTCTCTAAACTGACACGGAAAGCTAGAGACTCTCCATTTGTTCCTGTAG GGATGGCAGGCTTTGTTGCTGTCGTGGGCTATGGTCTCTACAAGCTAAAACACAGAGGAGATCAGAAAATGTCAGTCCATCTCATTCACATGAGAGTTGCAGCACAAGGCTTTGTCGTAGGAGCAATAACAATAG GTGTTCTCTTCTCTATGTATAAGGATTACGTTAAACCTCAGTTCAAGAATGGGGCCAAAAAGTGA